In Saccharospirillaceae bacterium, the genomic window CAACGCCCAGTTTGGTTGCGCCTTCACTTAACACGGCATTATTCGGGTTTGGTGGAACCTGCCAGTCAGATACGTTTAAACGTTTTTCCATGCGTTCAAACCAGGGTGCCATTTCTTCCGGGCTGAAACCCTGGGTGGCGAATTTTTCGCCCCAGAAGTTGAGTGTTTCGTCCGGGGTTCTGAATGAGGAGGTCCAGTTAATAACCGTGGTTCCACCAACGCAGCGGCCCTGCAGAATCGACATGGCGCCATCTTTGGTCATGCGGCCGGCGCTTTCCTGATACAGGTCTCGGTAGGCTTCCCGCTCATCCATTTTAAAATCGTTGGTAGAGCGCAGCGGGCCTTCTTCCAGCATTAGCACTTTAAAGCCTGCCTCGGCGATAATTTCCGCACTGGTGCCACCGCCGGCACCGGTACCAATAATAATGACATCGGCTTCTAATAAGCTGCCATCTTGTAAGTCGGCGGCGTCGTGGACTTTCCAGCCATCGGCAATCCCTTCCAGCATCGGATCGCTAATGCCTGCTACCATTGGAATTGGAGGTGTTCTCTCAGTCATCTTACTTATCTCGGTAATTTTTTTATGAACAGCATTTTCACGGCGAGCGATCAAACAGGCATTGGGATTTTCTTGGGTGGTCCCGGGTAGCCAGAGAATCGGAACGACTCTGGCTGCGAGTACCAACAAATACACACAATTTTGCTCAGCGATGCATAGCCCATATTTTTAATGCCCATCATGCTGTTCTTCCAGGCATCGAGGAAAGACTCGATGTCTTGCGCAGATGCGTCTTTCCACCCACCCACCGGAGCGCCAACCACTAATCGTAATGGTGCAGAACTCATAATGGTAAAGAGTTGCGCCAGCTGAGCTTTGGAATGCTCACCCAGGGTATTAATTAACTCATCGACGGCTTTCACCAGACGAACATTGGCTTCTTCTTCGGTAAGAGAAGCCGGGAAGCTGTTATTTAAAATGACCGGTGCGATGGCCTTAATAAATTCGGCATCGTCTTTGGTGAGAAAGATTAATCCCAGATCATTATCCGGTTGGCGCGAGCAACCGGTCATCAGTGCCACACTGGAGCCGACCGATAATGCGGCGGCACTGCTGGCACTGAGTTTCATAAAATCACGGCGTGAAACGTTTGATATCATTATTATTGCCTTTACAAGCAGTTTTTATCTGAACACAGCAGACCTCGTCTGCTGCATAAATATTTATCGAACAAATATTTTATAAATCATTTTCTGTATGGCGGTTCCATACGGTGGGTAAATAAATTTACCGCTGTTGTACTTACCTTTTTTGTGTACCGCTTTGGCTTTCGACAATGCGATAAAGCCTTCTTTGCCATGGTAATGACCCATTCCTGAGGGGCCAATGCCACCAAATGGCATATCGTCCTGCGCGATGTGCATCAGGGTATCGTTGATGGATACACCGCCAGCATGGGTATGGCTGAGAATTTTTTCCTGGGTGGTTTTGTCGTAACTGAACAAATACAAGGCTAACGGACGGTCGCGGTCATTAATGTAATCAATCGCTTCATCCAGCGATTGATAAGTAACGATGGGGAGTATCGGGCCGAACAGCTCTTCCTGCAGCACTTTCATATCGTCGTTACCATTTTCGACGATGTGCAATGGCATTTTCCGGGTGCCGGAGAAGGTTTCGCCTTTTGGGTTTACCACAGTAATTCTGGCGCCTTTTTCTTCGGCATCTTTTACCCACGCCTGTAACCGTTCGTGCTGGCGTTCGTTGACAATGGCGGTGTAATCATCATTGTCGCGCACACTCGGGTACATCTGAGCAAAAGTGGCTTGGTAGGTATCGATAAATGCCTGTTGCTTGCCTTCTGGCAACAAGATGTAATCCGGGGCAATGCAGGTCTGACCGGCGTTGAGCGATTTACCAAACGCAATACGTTCAACCGCATCCTTCATATGCATGTCGGGGGCGATAATCGTCGGTGATTTACCACCGAGTTCCAGTGTTACCGGTGTCAGATTTTTCGCGGCTGCGGCCATAACAATTTTACCGACGGCGGTGGAACCGGTGAAGATCAGATGATCCCAGGCCTGTTCAGAAAAAGCGGATGAGATTTCTACTTCCCCTTCAATCACTGCTACCTGGGTTTCATCGAACGCCTCGGCTAGCATGACTTTCAATGCCGTATTGGTTTTCGGGGTGAACTCCGACATTTTAATCATGGCGCGGTTACCCGCTGCCAGGGCGGTCATTAACGGAATCAACGCCAGCTGAATGGGGTAATTCCACGGCACCATAATGCCAATAACCCCCAACGGCTGGTAAATCAGCTGATTGGAAGACGGTGCGTGCAGCATGCCGACGTGACGTTTTTCCGGCTTCATCCAGCCGCGGATGCGCGTCTTGGCGTATTTGATGCTCTCTATGGTGGTTAATACTTCAGCGACTTTGGTTTCGTCGCGGGAGCGACAGCTGAAATCGGCATTTACAGCTTCTGCCAGATTGTCCTGATGCTTCAGCAGGGCGCTACGCAGGTGTTCCAACTGCTCAATGCGACGTTCAGCACTGGGCATGGGATCATTGCGGAACGCCTGCTTCTGCTGGCGGAATAGAGTGTGTAAACGTTCCAGTTCGGCGTGTGCCTCGTGGATATCAGTAACTGTAGCAACCATATCGGGCTCCCTGGCTAGCGCATTTTTTATTGTCTTTGGTCTAACTTGAGCATTGCAGTTTGCATTATTAGAGTTATTACTCTAAAACGTCAACAGGCAAACGCGCTTCTGGCCGCATAAGAGCTTAAATTGGCCGAATCAAACGCCCTGAAAGCGGTAAATGACCGGTAGGAACCCATTGCCTGGCCGGAAGTCACTGCAAGCGTGATATAGTCGCCCGCCGGCTCTGCCTGTTACCGTTGACGTGGTGCGGGTCGGGAGACGGTGAAGATCCTGATCAATGAGAGTGTGAATGAGTACAAAACAGCGAATTCTGGATACCGCCCTGAGCATGTTTAATGAGCACGGCGAACGATCGGTCACCACCAACCATATCGCTGCGCGGCTGGAAATCTCGCCGGGGAATCTCTATTACCATTTCAAAAATAAGCAGGCGATTATTTTCGAACTGTTTCTGGCCTATGAACAACGGGTTTCTGAGAACCTGCAGGTGCCGGAAGAT contains:
- a CDS encoding twin-arginine translocation signal domain-containing protein, which produces MISNVSRRDFMKLSASSAAALSVGSSVALMTGCSRQPDNDLGLIFLTKDDAEFIKAIAPVILNNSFPASLTEEEANVRLVKAVDELINTLGEHSKAQLAQLFTIMSSAPLRLVVGAPVGGWKDASAQDIESFLDAWKNSMMGIKNMGYASLSKIVCICWYSQPESFRFSGYPGPPKKIPMPV
- a CDS encoding coniferyl aldehyde dehydrogenase translates to MVATVTDIHEAHAELERLHTLFRQQKQAFRNDPMPSAERRIEQLEHLRSALLKHQDNLAEAVNADFSCRSRDETKVAEVLTTIESIKYAKTRIRGWMKPEKRHVGMLHAPSSNQLIYQPLGVIGIMVPWNYPIQLALIPLMTALAAGNRAMIKMSEFTPKTNTALKVMLAEAFDETQVAVIEGEVEISSAFSEQAWDHLIFTGSTAVGKIVMAAAAKNLTPVTLELGGKSPTIIAPDMHMKDAVERIAFGKSLNAGQTCIAPDYILLPEGKQQAFIDTYQATFAQMYPSVRDNDDYTAIVNERQHERLQAWVKDAEEKGARITVVNPKGETFSGTRKMPLHIVENGNDDMKVLQEELFGPILPIVTYQSLDEAIDYINDRDRPLALYLFSYDKTTQEKILSHTHAGGVSINDTLMHIAQDDMPFGGIGPSGMGHYHGKEGFIALSKAKAVHKKGKYNSGKFIYPPYGTAIQKMIYKIFVR